In a single window of the Thunnus albacares chromosome 1, fThuAlb1.1, whole genome shotgun sequence genome:
- the chst1 gene encoding carbohydrate sulfotransferase 1 yields the protein MQCSWKAVILLALASIAIQYTAIRTLTSKPFQLCPLPSPQNCGLGGQETEPPFERGAAGGGGCDDYPYFSINATRKTHILVLATTRSGSSFVGQLLNQHQEVFYLFEPLYHVQTTLIPRLSHSRNAADRRVMLGASRDLLRSLYGCDLYFLESYIKPTPTNHTTDKLFRRGASRALCQQPVCDAFGPADVNVEEGDCVKKCASLNMTLATEACREKRHVAIKIVRVPEIGDLRALVEDPRLNIKVIQLVRDPRGILSSRIETFRDTYRLWRIWRATGRRPYNLDLSQLTVVCEDFLSSVSTGLSHPYWLKGKYMLVRYEDLARNPLVKTKEIYDYLGLPMDKNVEDWIHANTRGSNEPSAKHKFGTVRDSAANAESWRLKLSYDMVEYTQTVCQKVLHQLGYKAVKSVEELKNMSLSLVQDKTFVPFL from the coding sequence ATGCAATGTTCCTGGAAGGCAGTGATTCTGCTGGCCTTGGCCTCCATTGCCATCCAGTACACGGCCATCCGGACACTCACCTCCAAGCCTTTCCAGCTGTGCCCGTTGCCCAGCCCCCAGAACTGTGGTCTGGGGGGGCAGGAGACAGAACCTCCCTTTGAGCGGGGAGCAGCAGGCGGTGGAGGCTGTGATGACTACCCTTACTTTTCCATCAATGCCACCCGTAAAACGCACATCCTGGTCCTGGCCACCACCCGTAGTGGCTCCTCCTTTGTTGGCCAGCTGCTCAACCAGCACCAGGAGGTTTTCTACCTGTTTGAGCCTCTTTATCATGTTCAGACCACACTGATCCCACGTCTGTCCCACAGCCGCAATGCTGCAGACCGGCGTGTGATGCTTGGTGCCAGTCGAGACCTCCTGCGAAGCCTGTACGGTTGCGACCTCTATTTCCTGGAGAGCTACATCAAGCCGACGCCCACCAACCACACCACAGATAAACTGTTCCGCCGTGGTGCCAGCCGAGCGTTGTGCCAGCAACCTGTATGTGATGCCTTCGGTCCTGCTGATGTTAATGTGGAGGAGGGGGACTGTGTTAAGAAATGTGCGTCTCTTAACATGACCTTAGCAACAGAAGCGTGCCGCGAGAAAAGGCACGTGGCAATCAAGATTGTCCGGGTGCCGGAAATTGGAGATCTGCGCGCCTTGGTGGAAGACCCACGGCTGAATATAAAAGTGATTCAACTCGTCAGAGACCCGCGTGGTATCCTGTCATCACGGATTGAGACATTCAGGGATACATACCGTCTGTGGCGTATTTGGAGAGCCACGGGGCGAAGGCCCTATAATCTAGACTTGAGTCAGCTTACAGTTGTCTGTGAAGACTTTCTCAGCTCTGTTTCAACTGGTCTCAGTCATCCCTACTGGCTGAAAGGGAAATACATGTTGGTTCGCTATGAGGATTTGGCTAGAAATCCACTTGTCAAGACAAAGGAGATCTATGACTATCTTGGGCTGCCTATGGATAAAAATGTGGAAGACTGGATACATGCAAACACTCGGGGTAGCAATGAGCCCTCAGCAAAACACAAGTTTGGTACAGtgagagactcagcagccaatGCAGAGAGTTGGCGTTTGAAACTGTCTTATGACATGGTAGAATACACACAGACTGTGTGTCAAAAAGTACTTCACCAGCTGGGATACAAGGCTGTGAAATCAGTAGAGGAACTGAAAAACATGTCCCTCTCACTGGTACAGGACAAAACTTTTGTACCTTTTTTGTAA